One window of the Trifolium pratense cultivar HEN17-A07 linkage group LG2, ARS_RC_1.1, whole genome shotgun sequence genome contains the following:
- the LOC123909438 gene encoding protein NOI4-like codes for MASYSEQDGKPLPKFGEWDVNDPASAEGFTVIFNKARDEKKIASASGRFPSQRRYDSRRVKDNKKLNSSSKKKWFCFSA; via the exons TATTCTGAACAAGATGGAAAACCTTTACCGAAGTTTGGAGAATGGGATGTAAACGATCCGGCCTCAGCCGAAGGTTTCACTGTTATATTCAACAAGGCTAGAGATGAAAAGAAAATTGCCTCTGCGTCTGGACGATTTCCTTCACAGCGAAGATATGACTCTCGCCGTGTCAAGGATAATAAAAAACTAAACTCGTCCTCAAAG AAAAAGTGGTTTTGCTTTAGCGCTTAG
- the LOC123908109 gene encoding regulator of G-protein signaling 1, whose amino-acid sequence MAKMKCAVEGGCPTDYVAVTVSIVSFIMLLVWSTFPFIVHKVPRTKGSGFWIPVIQVVASFNLLLSIMMSNNFLKFEKRHWWYSCYLWAVWVEGPLGFGLLLSCRITQAFQLYFIFVKRRLPLIRSFFLIPLILFPWIVGAAVIHIKKPLNNRCHMSAQWTIPVAILHSLYVATLVGVTAAVHHIEFRFDELRDLWRGILVSSISIVVWITAYILNEIHDNIRWLEVVSRFLLLVLASILVLAFFSISSSQPLLSQISLRRRESREFRTMGQALGIPDSGVLTQREQNSRIDPNEPLDKLLLNKKFRQSFMAFADSCLAGESVHFFDEVHELSKISENDCVRRIYMARHIIEKYIAAGAAMEINISHRSKQEILSTSDLARADLFHNALNEIVQLMKTNLAKDYWSSMFFLKFQEECDMRCNGYELEQMTGWNYSPRLSSVHGTDDPFHQDHLLKNSECDNDTDS is encoded by the exons ATGGCCAAGATGAAGTGTGCTGTCGAAGGTGGCTGTCCCACAGACTATGTAGCTGTTACTGTTTCCATCGTCTCCTTCATTAT GCTACTCGTATGGTCAACATTTCCCTTCATAGTTCACAAGGTTCCTCGTACTAAAGGCAGTGGTTTTTGGATACCTGTAATTCAAGTTGTTGCCAGCTTCAACCTTCTTCTATCAATTATG ATGTCAAACAATTTCTTGAAATTTGAAAAGAGGCATTGGTGGTATTCGTGCTACTTGTGGGCAG TTTGGGTTGAAGGTCCACTAGGGTTTGGTTTGCTGTTGAGCTGCCGCATAACGCAAGCATTTCAGTTATATTTTATCTTTGTCAA GAGGCGTTTACCACTAAtcagatcattttttttaattccacTTATTCTATTTCCCTGGATTGTTGGTGCTGCTG TTATCCATATAAAGAAGCCTCTTAATAATCGCTGCCACATGTCGGCTCAGTGGACCATACCAGTTGCCATCCTTCATTCGTTGTATGTTGCCACTTTGGTTGGGGTAACTGCTGCTGTTCATCATATAGAGTTCAGGTTTGATGAACTCAGAGACCTCTGGCGGGGAATACTTGTATCATCTATATCCATCG TTGTATGGATTACTGCTTACATACTTAATGAAATTCATGACAATATCCGGTGGCTTGAAGTTGTCTCCAGATTTCTTCTTTTAGTTTTG GCTAGCATACTCGTTCTGGCTTTCTTTTCAATATCAAGTTCACAACCACTGCTCTCGCAAATCAGCTTGCGGAGAAGAGAATCCAGAGAATTTCGCACAATGGGCCAGGCTTTGGGAATACCTGATAGTGGGGTATTAACACAACGTGAACAGAATTCGAGGATAGATCCTAATGAACCATTGGATAAGCTTCTTTTGAACAAGAAATTCAGGCAATCTTTTATGGCATTTGCTGATAG TTGCTTGGCTGGGGAGAGTGTGCACTTCTTTGATGAGGTGCATGAGCTAAGTAAAATATCGGAAAATGACTGCGTGAGAAGAATCTATATGGCACGGCATATTATTGAGAAGTACATAGCTGCAG GTGCAGCTATGGAGATAAACATCTCTCACAGAAGCAAACAGGAAATTTTGTCAACTTCCGACCTCGCCCGCGCCGATCTCTTTCATAATGCACTTAACGAGATCGTGCAGCTGATGAAAACG AACTTGGCAAAAGATTATTGGTCATCGATGTTCTTCCTGAAGTTCCAAGAGGAATGTGACATGAGATGTAATGGTTATGAGCTTGAGCAAATGACAGGGTGGAACTATTCTCCAAGGTTGAGTTCGGTGCATGGTACAGATGATCCTTTTCACCAAGATCATCTTTTGAAGAACTCGGAATGTGACAATGATACTGACTCGTGA
- the LOC123911256 gene encoding very-long-chain 3-oxoacyl-CoA reductase 1-like, with amino-acid sequence MDFQDFFLAVTITLGFIKICKSLFHFLNWIWIMFLRPTKQLKKYGSWAIITGSTDGIGKAMAFEFASKGLNILLVGRNPLKLETTSKQIIDKHGGNVEVKSVVIDMQNISGKEIMKRVEEAIDGLDVGILVNGAGVAYPYARYFHEVDLDLMDSIIKVNVEGTTWVTKAVIPSMIKKKKGAIINIGSGSTVVLPSYPLVTLYAASKAYLAMFSSCINLEYKHQGIDIQCQVPLFVSTKMTRMRASLFVPTPEIYSKACTKWIGYEKLVVPYFFHELQSFLIRTIPDVFLDSYMLRYFLNMRKRGLIKDSQKASK; translated from the exons ATGGATTTTCAAGATTTCTTCTTAGCAGTAACAATCACCTTAGGCTTCATCAAAATATGCAAATCTCTATTCCATTTTCTCAACTGGATATGGATCATGTTCTTAAGACCAACAAAACAGCTCAAAAAATATGGTTCATGGGCTATAATCACTGGCTCCACTGATGGAATAGGCAAAGCTATGGCTTTTGAGTTTGCATCTAAGGGACTCAACATACTCTTAGTTGGTAGAAACCCTCTTAAACTTGAGACAACATCAAAACAGATAATAGATAAACATGGTGGAAATGTTGAGGTAAAAAGTGTTGTTATAGACATGCAAAATATCAGTGGAAAAGAAATAATGAAAAGGGTGGAAGAAGCAATAGATGGTTTAGATGTTGGAATTTTAGTTAATGGTGCTGGTGTAGCTTATCCTTATGCTAGATATTTTCATGAGGTTGATTTGGATTTGATGGATTCTATTATCAAAGTGAATGTGGAAGGAACAACTTGGGTTACAAAAGCTGTGATTCCTAGTAtgattaagaagaaaaaaggtgCTATTATTAACATTGGTTCTGGTTCTACTGTTGTTCTTCCTTCTTATCCTCTTGTCACACTTTATGCAGCTTCAAAAGC GTATCTTGCAATGTTCTCTTCATGCATCAATTTGGAATACAAGCATCAAGGAATTGACATCCAGTGTCAG GTTCCATTATTTGTGTCAACAAAAATGACAAGAATGAGAGCATCTCTTTTTGTTCCAACACCAGAAATATATAGCAAAGCATGCACAAAATGGATTGGCTATGAAAAACTGGTTGTACCTTACTTCTTTCATGAGCTGCAATCCTTTCTTATAAGGACAATTCCAGATGTATTTTTGGATTCCTACATGCTTCGTTATTTTCTAAACATGCGTAAAAGAGGACTCATTAAGGATTCACAAAAGGCATCTAAGTAG